One window of the Pedosphaera parvula Ellin514 genome contains the following:
- the uvrB gene encoding excinuclease ABC subunit UvrB — MFDLVSSYPPAGDQPQAIAKLTEGLLSGAKHQTLLGVTGSGKTFTVANVIKNINKPTLVISHNKTLAAQLYAEFKSFFPNNAVEYFVSYFDYYQPEAYIPRTDTFVEKDSSVNEEIERMRLSTMSSLFSRQDVVVVASVSCIYGIGSKEDYEALIIPICVGQQITREQFLNRLVDLQYTRNDIEFTRGQFRVRGDTVELCPAGREDGLRIEFFGEEIERITRFEPLTGHKLETLNTAVVYPAKQFVTTADKMKPAILSIREELGDRIAWFEKHGKLLEAQRIKQRTEYDLEMMEEMGFCSGIENYTRHINGRAPGSRPTTLFDFFPKDHLLVIDESHATIPQIGGMYAGDRSRKTVLVEYGFRLPSALDNRPLNFDEFQHMQGPTLYVSATPSPREIEWSQGRVAEQIIRPTGLVDPTITVKPLQGQIDDLIEEARKRVDSKERILVTTLTKRTAEELTDYLRNIGINVRYLHSEIDAIERVEILRGLRKGEFDVLVGINLLREGLDLPEVSLVAILDADKEGYLRSVTSLIQTAGRAARHLNGEVILYADVMTQSIQKFLAVSKFRRERQLAYNKEHNITPKSVSRAVEESLSTNKEFKDQANSMLKESGVDFDVTETIKELEEEMLAAANNLEFEKAALMRDQIRELKRSTGDGKPEEKSRSVTYGKPRRGGKRVKAAGR; from the coding sequence GTGTTCGACCTAGTTTCATCCTATCCTCCTGCTGGAGATCAACCTCAGGCCATCGCCAAGTTGACCGAAGGTTTGCTTTCGGGCGCCAAACACCAGACGCTGCTCGGCGTAACTGGTTCTGGAAAAACATTCACAGTGGCCAATGTCATCAAGAACATTAACAAGCCCACCCTGGTCATCTCGCATAATAAGACCTTGGCCGCCCAGCTCTACGCTGAATTCAAAAGTTTCTTCCCCAACAACGCCGTCGAATACTTTGTCAGCTACTTCGATTACTATCAGCCCGAGGCATACATTCCCCGCACGGACACGTTCGTGGAAAAAGATTCCAGCGTAAACGAGGAGATCGAGCGCATGCGCCTCTCCACCATGAGTTCGCTCTTTTCCCGCCAGGATGTCGTCGTCGTCGCCAGCGTGTCGTGCATTTACGGTATCGGCAGCAAGGAGGACTATGAAGCCCTCATCATCCCCATCTGCGTCGGCCAGCAAATCACCCGCGAACAGTTCCTCAACCGCCTCGTTGACCTCCAATACACCCGCAACGACATCGAATTCACCCGCGGCCAATTCCGCGTCCGTGGCGATACCGTCGAACTCTGCCCCGCCGGTCGCGAAGATGGTCTGCGCATCGAATTTTTCGGCGAAGAAATCGAGCGCATCACCCGCTTCGAACCGCTCACCGGCCACAAGCTCGAAACCTTGAACACAGCCGTTGTCTATCCTGCCAAACAATTCGTCACCACGGCGGACAAAATGAAGCCGGCCATCCTGTCAATTCGCGAAGAATTGGGTGACCGCATCGCCTGGTTCGAAAAACATGGAAAACTCCTGGAAGCCCAGCGCATCAAGCAGCGGACGGAATACGATCTCGAAATGATGGAGGAAATGGGGTTCTGCTCCGGCATCGAAAATTACACCCGCCACATCAACGGCCGCGCTCCCGGCTCCAGACCCACGACCTTGTTTGATTTCTTCCCCAAGGACCACCTGCTGGTTATTGATGAATCTCACGCCACCATTCCCCAAATCGGCGGAATGTATGCCGGTGATCGCTCCCGCAAGACCGTGCTCGTGGAATACGGCTTCCGCCTCCCCAGCGCCCTGGACAATCGTCCTCTGAATTTCGACGAGTTCCAACACATGCAGGGACCGACCTTGTATGTCAGCGCCACCCCCAGCCCCCGGGAAATTGAATGGTCTCAGGGTCGCGTTGCCGAACAGATTATCCGCCCCACCGGTCTGGTGGATCCCACCATCACCGTCAAACCGCTCCAGGGCCAAATCGATGACCTGATTGAGGAGGCACGTAAGCGTGTGGATTCGAAGGAACGCATTTTGGTCACCACCCTGACCAAACGAACCGCTGAAGAACTCACCGATTATCTCCGCAACATCGGCATCAACGTCCGCTATCTGCATAGCGAAATTGATGCCATCGAGCGCGTGGAAATTCTGCGCGGTTTACGCAAGGGCGAGTTTGATGTGCTGGTCGGCATCAACCTCCTCCGCGAAGGCCTCGATCTCCCCGAAGTCTCCTTGGTAGCCATTCTCGATGCCGATAAGGAAGGCTATCTGCGTAGCGTCACCAGCTTGATCCAAACTGCCGGTCGCGCCGCCCGCCATCTGAACGGCGAAGTGATTCTTTACGCCGATGTCATGACGCAGAGCATTCAGAAGTTTCTGGCCGTGTCCAAATTTCGCCGCGAACGCCAGCTTGCCTACAACAAGGAACACAACATCACCCCGAAGAGCGTCAGCCGCGCCGTCGAGGAAAGTCTCTCCACCAACAAGGAATTCAAGGATCAGGCCAATTCCATGCTTAAGGAATCCGGCGTGGATTTCGACGTCACCGAAACCATCAAGGAATTGGAGGAGGAAATGCTGGCCGCCGCCAACAATCTCGAATTTGAAAAGGCCGCCCTGATGCGCGATCAAATTCGTGAACTGAAGCGCTCCACCGGCGATGGTAAACCAGAGGAAAAATCACGCAGTGTCACTTATGGAAAACCTCGTCGCGGCGGCAAACGAGTAAAGGCTGCCGGACGTTAG
- a CDS encoding YqgE/AlgH family protein produces the protein MIEIPKFLKGQLLLDSGQLSGSFFQRTVVLVCQHDAEGALGLVLNRDSGNKLGEMVLADLPEQLTDNALYLGGPVQLSALSYLYSDTYLPEASVLPNVELGHSLETLVELGESFSPGKRIKLFAGYAGWSPGQLEEEMKRKAWLTHPATVDLVFDTDPDDLWQYVLKQKGGMYRVLAQMPEDVSLN, from the coding sequence ATGATTGAGATTCCCAAATTTTTAAAGGGTCAGTTGTTGTTGGACAGCGGACAGCTCAGCGGGTCATTTTTCCAAAGGACGGTTGTTCTTGTTTGCCAGCATGATGCCGAAGGGGCATTGGGGCTGGTGTTGAATAGGGACAGCGGCAACAAACTTGGAGAAATGGTATTGGCTGATCTTCCCGAACAACTGACGGACAATGCGCTTTATCTTGGCGGTCCGGTTCAGTTGTCAGCGCTCAGCTATCTCTACTCGGACACTTACCTTCCCGAAGCGAGTGTGCTGCCCAATGTTGAACTGGGGCATTCATTAGAAACCCTCGTTGAACTGGGTGAATCATTTTCCCCTGGCAAAAGGATCAAGCTTTTTGCGGGTTATGCGGGCTGGAGTCCGGGGCAATTGGAAGAGGAAATGAAGCGGAAGGCGTGGCTGACGCATCCGGCGACGGTGGACCTGGTTTTCGATACCGATCCGGATGACCTGTGGCAGTATGTTTTGAAGCAAAAAGGTGGGATGTACCGGGTGCTGGCGCAAATGCCGGAGGATGTTTCGTTGAACTAG
- a CDS encoding protein DA1 gives MNLKHWLERFGRGNGAGLLTRVLSGINRLKGMGCLLMAFLGALVIPAEAAKVCAVCNEPLHGYFIATINQSSLTREMICLKCAYKYSRCYVCGLPAANAVKLDDGRLLCQEDARKAVLYQKDAENIFYYVKREMHGILAEMGTFKDDIKFSLVNGHELQKLYDPEYENHALTGLEGLTDTDKKDTNHFQYSIYVLNGLPENHLAAVCAHEYTHVWLKENVGKGRKLDRSTEEGFCELVAYKMMYGRHDQREMRIIRANAYTRGQTRALLAAEDIYDFNRLVKWIKAGTDSNMNGYTVGGIPVVEANAAPMLWGPAAPTPVPNVLALKGISGSNQRRFALINDSTFEAMEKGKVRLGQTNVTIRCLEIRADSVLVQMEGSAEKKELFLRKE, from the coding sequence ATGAATTTGAAGCACTGGTTGGAAAGGTTTGGCAGGGGTAATGGGGCGGGGTTGTTAACCCGTGTACTTTCAGGAATCAATAGACTGAAAGGCATGGGTTGCCTGCTAATGGCTTTTTTGGGAGCGTTGGTTATCCCAGCGGAGGCAGCAAAGGTGTGCGCGGTTTGTAACGAGCCCTTGCATGGATATTTTATTGCGACCATAAATCAGAGCTCGCTTACCAGAGAAATGATTTGTCTAAAATGTGCGTATAAATATTCCCGGTGCTATGTATGTGGTCTTCCTGCGGCCAATGCTGTCAAACTGGATGATGGACGTTTGCTGTGCCAGGAGGACGCGCGGAAGGCAGTGCTTTATCAAAAGGATGCCGAGAACATTTTTTATTACGTTAAACGAGAGATGCACGGGATTCTCGCCGAGATGGGAACGTTCAAGGATGACATAAAATTTTCCCTGGTTAATGGGCATGAGTTGCAGAAACTATATGACCCGGAATACGAGAATCATGCCCTGACAGGTTTGGAAGGGCTGACCGACACTGATAAGAAGGATACCAACCATTTCCAATACAGTATTTACGTATTGAATGGGCTGCCGGAGAATCATCTGGCAGCCGTGTGCGCGCATGAGTACACGCACGTATGGTTAAAGGAAAACGTGGGCAAAGGCCGCAAGCTGGATCGCAGTACGGAGGAGGGATTTTGTGAGTTGGTGGCGTATAAAATGATGTACGGCCGGCACGATCAAAGGGAGATGCGCATCATCCGGGCAAATGCCTATACCAGGGGGCAGACGAGGGCCTTGCTGGCGGCTGAGGACATCTATGATTTTAACCGGTTGGTGAAATGGATCAAGGCTGGCACGGATTCCAACATGAACGGTTATACGGTTGGAGGCATACCGGTGGTGGAGGCCAACGCCGCGCCGATGTTGTGGGGACCGGCAGCACCAACCCCGGTGCCAAATGTTTTGGCGCTCAAAGGTATCTCGGGATCAAATCAACGGCGGTTCGCCCTGATCAATGACAGCACATTTGAAGCGATGGAAAAGGGGAAGGTTAGATTGGGGCAAACGAATGTGACCATTCGTTGCCTGGAGATTCGTGCGGATTCGGTGCTGGTTCAGATGGAAGGTTCCGCGGAGAAAAAGGAACTTTTCCTGCGCAAGGAATAG
- a CDS encoding transketolase, protein MNTQIEEQLSGIANQLRIDSIESTTAAGSGHPSTCCSAADIVAALFFGHMRYDPKNPKYANNDRFILSKGHAAPLLYAAWAEAGLFPREHLLTLRRLDSDLEGHPTPRLSFVDVATGSLGQGLSVGVGMALCARLDQLDYRTYVLMGDGECAEGSVWEAASLAGINKLNNLVAIVDVNRLGQSQPTAFQWDLEVYRKRFEAFGWRTEVIDGHDMEEILEVLGAAGVGDQPLAIIAKTIKGQGVSFMADKEGWHGKALSKDEAAKAIAELQPKAKSGLAEPIPAPTQLPMPKNEAPAGYPATNYKLGEMVATREAFGAALLRIGEVDERVVALDGDTKNSTYSEKFYKKFPARFIECFIAEQNMVGVATGFSTRGKVPFASTFACFFSRAYDQIRMAAISMANVKLVGSHVGVSIGEDGTSQMALEDIAMMRAIEGSVVLYPSDAVCAEKLMEQMASHKGVAFLRTSRPKTPIIYNNDEQFPIGGAKVRKQAAGDKVTVVGAGVTLFEALKAADILAKEGVGITVIDAYSVKPLGKDVIREAAKKTNNVVLTVEDHYPEGGLGDAVAGELSVDGVRVHKLAIRELPHSGKPEELLAKYGIDAAGIVKMVKSIL, encoded by the coding sequence ATGAATACGCAAATAGAGGAACAGTTATCGGGCATCGCGAACCAATTGCGAATTGACTCCATTGAATCCACAACAGCTGCGGGAAGTGGTCACCCCAGCACCTGCTGCTCGGCGGCAGATATAGTCGCGGCATTATTTTTTGGGCATATGCGGTATGACCCCAAAAATCCGAAATACGCAAACAATGACCGTTTTATTCTTTCAAAAGGCCATGCGGCGCCCCTGCTTTATGCGGCCTGGGCTGAAGCGGGTTTGTTTCCGAGGGAGCATTTGCTGACCTTGCGCCGCCTGGATAGTGATTTGGAAGGGCATCCCACTCCGCGTCTTTCATTTGTTGACGTTGCGACTGGTTCCCTGGGGCAGGGATTGAGTGTGGGCGTCGGAATGGCGCTTTGCGCGCGTTTGGACCAACTGGATTACCGCACTTATGTGTTGATGGGTGATGGCGAATGCGCCGAGGGTTCAGTTTGGGAAGCGGCTTCCCTGGCTGGCATTAACAAGCTAAATAATCTGGTGGCCATTGTGGATGTGAATCGTCTGGGGCAGAGCCAGCCTACAGCATTTCAGTGGGACTTGGAGGTTTATCGCAAGCGTTTTGAAGCCTTCGGTTGGCGCACTGAAGTCATCGACGGTCATGACATGGAAGAAATCCTCGAAGTGTTGGGCGCTGCTGGAGTGGGCGATCAACCTTTGGCGATCATCGCGAAGACGATCAAGGGCCAGGGCGTTTCTTTCATGGCGGACAAGGAAGGCTGGCATGGCAAGGCCCTTTCGAAGGATGAAGCCGCCAAAGCCATTGCTGAACTTCAGCCGAAGGCAAAGAGCGGCCTGGCCGAGCCAATTCCGGCACCGACACAATTGCCGATGCCGAAGAACGAGGCGCCAGCCGGCTATCCCGCGACCAATTATAAATTGGGTGAGATGGTGGCAACGCGCGAAGCGTTTGGTGCCGCCTTGTTGCGCATCGGCGAGGTGGATGAACGGGTTGTCGCTCTGGACGGCGATACCAAGAATTCGACCTATTCAGAAAAATTTTATAAGAAGTTCCCGGCCCGCTTCATCGAGTGTTTTATCGCTGAACAGAACATGGTGGGAGTGGCGACCGGTTTCAGCACCCGTGGAAAGGTGCCTTTTGCTTCCACGTTTGCCTGCTTCTTCAGCCGCGCCTACGATCAAATCCGCATGGCGGCGATTTCCATGGCCAACGTCAAGCTGGTTGGGTCGCATGTGGGCGTGAGCATTGGCGAGGATGGCACTTCGCAAATGGCATTGGAAGACATTGCCATGATGCGCGCCATTGAAGGGAGTGTTGTGCTATACCCGAGCGACGCTGTTTGCGCGGAAAAGCTCATGGAACAAATGGCATCGCACAAGGGGGTTGCCTTTCTGCGTACCTCACGGCCCAAGACTCCGATTATTTACAACAACGACGAACAGTTCCCCATTGGTGGCGCGAAAGTTCGCAAGCAAGCGGCGGGAGACAAGGTCACGGTTGTGGGAGCAGGTGTGACGCTCTTCGAAGCCTTGAAGGCTGCCGACATTTTGGCGAAGGAAGGCGTTGGTATCACGGTAATCGATGCTTACAGCGTCAAGCCGCTGGGGAAGGATGTCATCCGGGAAGCGGCCAAAAAGACGAACAACGTTGTGCTCACAGTGGAGGATCATTATCCCGAAGGTGGCTTAGGCGATGCTGTTGCCGGCGAGTTGAGCGTGGACGGAGTTCGGGTGCATAAGCTGGCGATTAGAGAATTGCCTCATTCTGGTAAGCCGGAGGAACTGCTGGCTAAATACGGGATTGACGCGGCTGGCATTGTGAAGATGGTTAAATCGATTCTGTAA
- a CDS encoding N-acetylglucosamine-6-phosphate deacetylase → MNSSEIHAWHYATRQPVRLNWANDVITQLESAPTPPKENLWLAPGIFDPQVNGYGGIDFQQDNLTTEDILTATRELRKSGCTQILLTLITDDWSKLTARLRHLKSLRDSSKELQATIAGWHIEGPFLSAEPGFHGAHRPEFMHNPTAADIQALRTITAGDPLLLTIAPERPGTIEAIALATSLGIKTSLGHTNASAIVLLQAVKAGATGFTHLGNGCPRELNRHDNILWRVFETPGLTVGLIPDQIHVSPPLFRLMHRVLGPDSIYYTTDAMSAAGAPPGKYKLGALELEVGPDQIVRQPGKTNFAGSALKPIDGVFRAAQMLHQPWQEVWKRFSEIPARMMGLSHGLEKGKPANFCLMKFAGENQLTELKTFSQGAA, encoded by the coding sequence ATGAATTCCAGTGAAATTCATGCCTGGCACTACGCCACGCGCCAACCCGTTCGATTAAACTGGGCGAATGACGTCATCACCCAACTCGAATCCGCTCCCACTCCGCCCAAGGAAAACCTCTGGCTCGCTCCCGGCATCTTCGATCCCCAGGTAAACGGTTATGGTGGCATAGATTTCCAGCAGGACAATCTCACGACCGAAGACATCCTCACCGCTACGCGCGAGCTCCGCAAATCCGGCTGCACACAAATCCTGCTCACCCTGATCACCGACGACTGGTCCAAGCTCACCGCCCGCCTGCGTCATTTAAAGAGCCTGCGTGACAGCTCGAAGGAGCTCCAAGCCACCATCGCCGGCTGGCATATCGAAGGCCCTTTCCTCTCCGCCGAACCCGGCTTTCACGGCGCGCATCGCCCGGAATTCATGCACAATCCCACCGCCGCGGATATCCAGGCCTTGCGCACCATCACCGCTGGCGACCCATTGCTCCTGACCATCGCTCCCGAACGTCCCGGCACCATTGAAGCCATTGCGCTTGCCACGTCACTTGGCATCAAAACCAGCCTCGGCCACACCAACGCCTCCGCCATCGTGCTGCTTCAAGCCGTCAAAGCCGGTGCCACCGGTTTCACCCATCTTGGCAACGGCTGCCCGCGCGAATTAAACCGCCATGACAACATCCTCTGGCGCGTCTTCGAAACCCCCGGCCTCACCGTCGGACTGATCCCCGACCAGATTCATGTCTCCCCGCCCCTCTTCCGCCTGATGCATCGCGTCCTCGGCCCCGATTCCATTTACTACACAACCGACGCCATGTCCGCCGCCGGAGCACCTCCTGGAAAATACAAACTCGGAGCCTTGGAACTCGAGGTTGGTCCCGATCAAATCGTCCGTCAGCCCGGCAAAACCAACTTCGCCGGTTCCGCCCTCAAACCAATCGATGGCGTCTTCCGCGCTGCCCAGATGTTGCACCAACCGTGGCAGGAAGTGTGGAAACGCTTCTCAGAAATCCCGGCGCGAATGATGGGCCTCTCGCACGGCCTCGAAAAAGGAAAACCCGCGAACTTCTGTCTCATGAAATTCGCGGGCGAAAACCAACTGACTGAACTGAAAACATTCAGTCAGGGCGCGGCCTAG
- a CDS encoding DoxX family protein produces MAKRSSEANHWIKTHGDVILDLIRIYLGVGLILKALYFMTHMDYLLRLTAGEGSMWFAPTILAHYIVVAHLVGGVCLTLGLFTRVAALIQIPVLFAAIFYVHMPNVIASVEARQNAEFAALVLFLLVLFSFYGSGRWSLDYYMSRKSNPDLYRTEIGESEVSNVT; encoded by the coding sequence ATGGCAAAGCGAAGCAGTGAAGCGAATCATTGGATCAAAACTCACGGGGATGTGATCCTTGATCTGATCCGCATTTATCTTGGGGTTGGACTCATCCTGAAAGCACTCTATTTCATGACGCATATGGATTACCTGCTGCGCTTGACGGCCGGAGAGGGGAGTATGTGGTTCGCCCCGACAATTCTGGCTCATTACATCGTTGTGGCCCACCTGGTGGGGGGTGTTTGCCTGACGTTGGGATTGTTCACGCGAGTGGCCGCCCTGATTCAAATTCCGGTTTTGTTCGCGGCCATTTTCTACGTGCATATGCCGAACGTGATTGCTTCGGTGGAAGCCCGCCAAAATGCTGAATTCGCGGCGCTGGTGCTGTTCCTGTTGGTTTTGTTTTCCTTTTACGGCTCAGGCAGGTGGTCGCTGGACTATTACATGAGTCGTAAAAGCAATCCGGATTTGTATCGCACAGAAATCGGAGAGTCGGAAGTGTCGAATGTGACCTAG
- a CDS encoding sister chromatid cohesion protein PDS5, which yields MRSHNTAFGSIMTNAFTIMGRVFLWIVILLTYNSTGHSAESSTVVPTASAEPSLESLLNRTFPEKKLSNLGSADFKSLTPTLCNQIAVAAARELSLHTTNGAMITANTVDVLLYKSARNDTPIEAALRQLCGDNEARMELLRDLENEHLISDPRVIEPLINMLEYPGVHTAIRSEAAQTLNQLTARTFGSDGGDSWNLSEANKAQISQARQWWIRNRDHHPVFDAEVETLIKTRIATIQVQLRRDLTNYPELNRTLRPADLRITHSDPVTLVDIALDTRYLQQGIFRYRPDGTPRPAREEDYVTLSISAKFGTPPFPKAGPQISKATAEGAPPGNKEVMLNEVLPGTDIIISVKATSKGAEFIRQVHDSLATLPHAPESVDTALGQLESLKASEITRLKQLLQQQATAASALSGLVDLGADGPVIGALTNANPLIRRYALLALANPDVGEDAVAPLASLLKDDNSETRYLAAWALGRVHKQAAVTVPALKSGLEDKDAWVRHNAVEALGEFNESAQVSIPVLITAVADTNALVRAKAIATLGGLCRFNNEQDAAVVPALITVLNDQNEDVRRSAVWALGEIMNGRLGGEHPRPDGSNRTPEALGSRAKILETFEPQARILLPALIQATTDKSPAVRKAAVYALGDIGIYHPDEDAKMIAALKHALNDADKDVRGSSISALANFGAEATNVIPSLAELAKNADPSITNEIIQATSQIKAAAYKQKLDSILKEKYPRLDQVAGPLTKTDKTQWSIQTNFIPGIKPQPSFLKRAVFQVPMNYPEQRLVDIDIVAFKAPKSGEVWVGWDMDFYVETDSEILGAMLTPWGDVQWHTNLNSQPSEADLAAAIDQFQKKVSHSKLKGESEESTIFRDAVPHDFLWLLGTGQNVMPKFLDATVNRGSIRLDLENPESGQKASIWIDAKTRKLLKAQPAE from the coding sequence ATGAGGTCTCACAACACAGCATTCGGGAGTATAATGACCAATGCCTTCACCATTATGGGTCGCGTCTTTCTCTGGATTGTAATCTTATTGACATACAACAGCACTGGTCACAGCGCAGAAAGCAGCACTGTCGTCCCAACAGCATCGGCAGAACCCAGCCTCGAATCACTTTTAAACAGGACGTTTCCCGAAAAAAAACTTTCCAACCTTGGCAGTGCAGATTTCAAAAGCCTGACACCAACTCTATGCAATCAAATCGCCGTGGCCGCCGCCCGCGAACTCTCTCTGCACACCACCAACGGTGCGATGATAACCGCCAACACCGTGGACGTACTGCTCTACAAGTCTGCGAGAAACGACACGCCTATTGAAGCCGCCTTGCGCCAGTTGTGTGGAGATAACGAAGCGCGGATGGAACTTCTGCGTGACCTGGAAAATGAACATCTCATTAGCGACCCTAGGGTAATTGAGCCACTCATCAATATGCTGGAATATCCTGGAGTTCATACAGCCATCAGGTCAGAAGCAGCGCAGACCCTGAATCAACTCACTGCACGGACTTTCGGTTCTGACGGTGGCGACTCTTGGAACCTTTCCGAAGCAAACAAAGCTCAAATCTCACAGGCGCGTCAGTGGTGGATCAGAAATCGCGATCATCACCCCGTGTTCGATGCCGAGGTCGAAACCCTGATTAAGACACGCATAGCCACCATTCAGGTCCAACTGCGGAGGGACCTCACAAATTATCCGGAACTCAACCGTACGTTGAGGCCTGCCGATCTTCGCATCACCCACAGCGACCCCGTAACCTTGGTGGATATCGCGCTGGATACCAGGTATCTTCAGCAAGGCATTTTTCGCTATAGACCCGATGGAACTCCAAGACCGGCCAGGGAGGAGGATTATGTGACGCTAAGCATCTCCGCTAAATTCGGGACGCCGCCTTTCCCCAAGGCCGGTCCCCAGATAAGCAAGGCGACAGCAGAAGGTGCGCCCCCTGGAAACAAAGAGGTGATGCTGAATGAAGTGCTGCCAGGCACCGACATTATTATCAGTGTTAAGGCGACTTCCAAAGGCGCTGAGTTCATACGACAGGTGCATGATAGTTTGGCAACGTTGCCTCATGCACCGGAGTCAGTTGACACCGCACTTGGTCAACTGGAATCACTTAAAGCCTCGGAGATTACCCGGTTGAAGCAATTGCTTCAGCAGCAGGCAACCGCAGCCTCAGCGCTATCAGGTTTGGTTGATCTGGGAGCAGACGGCCCGGTAATAGGCGCGTTGACCAACGCCAACCCGCTCATTCGGCGTTATGCACTGCTTGCGCTGGCCAATCCTGACGTCGGCGAGGATGCCGTAGCTCCGCTCGCCTCGTTACTCAAGGATGATAATTCTGAAACTCGTTACCTCGCGGCTTGGGCTTTGGGGAGAGTTCATAAGCAAGCGGCAGTTACGGTTCCGGCATTGAAATCTGGCTTGGAAGATAAGGATGCCTGGGTGCGCCATAATGCCGTGGAGGCGCTCGGCGAATTCAACGAGTCGGCGCAGGTTTCAATCCCGGTTTTGATTACAGCCGTTGCTGATACGAATGCCCTTGTTCGTGCCAAAGCCATTGCAACTTTAGGCGGCCTTTGCAGGTTCAATAACGAACAAGATGCCGCTGTCGTACCAGCACTTATCACCGTTCTGAATGATCAAAATGAAGATGTTCGCCGGTCTGCGGTCTGGGCGTTGGGCGAAATCATGAATGGCAGGCTCGGAGGCGAGCATCCTCGTCCAGACGGCAGCAACCGGACGCCTGAAGCGCTCGGATCTCGGGCTAAAATTCTCGAAACATTTGAACCTCAGGCACGTATACTCCTGCCGGCCCTCATTCAGGCGACCACCGATAAGAGCCCCGCCGTTCGTAAGGCTGCGGTGTATGCCTTGGGAGATATAGGTATCTACCATCCGGACGAAGATGCCAAAATGATCGCCGCGTTGAAACATGCCTTGAACGATGCGGATAAGGACGTCCGCGGCAGCTCGATCAGCGCCCTGGCAAATTTTGGTGCCGAAGCAACGAACGTTATCCCTTCGCTCGCCGAGTTGGCCAAAAATGCTGATCCCTCTATCACGAATGAAATTATCCAGGCTACCTCCCAGATTAAGGCCGCGGCCTACAAGCAAAAGTTGGACTCAATCCTCAAGGAGAAATATCCCCGGCTCGACCAGGTGGCCGGTCCGCTTACAAAAACCGATAAGACCCAGTGGTCTATCCAGACGAATTTTATTCCGGGCATCAAACCACAGCCCAGCTTCCTCAAGCGGGCCGTGTTTCAGGTGCCAATGAATTACCCCGAACAACGTTTGGTAGACATTGACATAGTGGCCTTCAAGGCTCCAAAGAGTGGAGAGGTCTGGGTGGGATGGGACATGGATTTCTATGTCGAAACTGACTCTGAAATTCTTGGAGCCATGCTGACACCTTGGGGAGATGTGCAGTGGCACACGAACCTTAATTCCCAACCATCCGAGGCAGATTTGGCTGCAGCCATTGATCAGTTTCAAAAGAAAGTCAGCCACTCGAAGCTGAAAGGAGAATCTGAAGAGAGCACAATTTTCAGAGACGCTGTTCCACACGATTTCCTTTGGCTCCTGGGTACGGGGCAAAATGTGATGCCAAAATTCCTGGATGCCACAGTGAATCGAGGAAGCATCCGTCTCGATTTGGAAAATCCGGAATCCGGCCAGAAAGCGAGCATCTGGATTGATGCCAAAACGCGGAAGCTTCTAAAGGCCCAACCGGCTGAATAA
- a CDS encoding methyltransferase domain-containing protein: MKAKRALLRRAEKSLANRGVIGTFRYCLGAVGNCIRSATPSARQAQAYRDAMHLEFDRKFNVDTGGTFAVAGFEINSKNWIYATGYGPVNETDFIEIMREQNLPCQEFTFIDFGSGKGRAVLLAATFPFRKVIGVEFSAELHTVAESNISQCRVEERKCGEIELLCMDVADYQLPEMPLVIFMNNPFERLMMADFVEKVKQSFASHPRRLVVLYFDPKHATLWDGVEFLTRVRSSPAIYETKPA; encoded by the coding sequence ATGAAAGCAAAACGTGCCTTGTTGAGGAGAGCTGAGAAATCGCTGGCAAACCGTGGTGTCATCGGGACGTTCCGATATTGCCTGGGTGCGGTGGGCAATTGCATTCGCAGTGCCACACCTTCCGCGCGGCAGGCCCAAGCGTATAGGGATGCGATGCATTTGGAATTTGATCGCAAATTCAACGTGGATACCGGCGGGACGTTCGCAGTGGCCGGTTTTGAGATCAACAGCAAGAACTGGATTTATGCCACGGGATATGGACCAGTCAATGAAACCGACTTTATCGAGATCATGCGGGAGCAGAACCTGCCATGCCAAGAGTTCACCTTTATAGACTTTGGTTCCGGCAAGGGCCGGGCGGTGCTCCTGGCTGCCACCTTTCCCTTTCGCAAGGTGATCGGAGTGGAGTTCTCGGCAGAACTTCACACGGTCGCTGAGAGCAACATCAGCCAATGTCGGGTGGAAGAGAGGAAGTGCGGAGAGATCGAGCTGCTCTGCATGGATGTGGCCGATTACCAACTTCCCGAAATGCCATTGGTCATTTTTATGAACAATCCCTTTGAACGGCTGATGATGGCGGACTTTGTGGAAAAGGTGAAACAGTCCTTCGCGAGTCATCCACGCCGGTTGGTCGTTCTCTATTTTGATCCGAAGCACGCGACGCTGTGGGACGGCGTTGAATTTCTGACCAGGGTGCGGTCAAGCCCAGCCATATACGAGACGAAGCCTGCCTGA